The genomic stretch AGCACCTCCACCTCAGCATCAGGAAGAAATAACATCATGAAGCTGGAAATTATATACAACAGTAAAATTATAAGAGTGGTAGATAAAAGGCCAATCGTTGCAAACAAGAGTCCACCTAATCCCCACCCCACCAATTGAGTAGCTTCACCACTCATTGACAATGCTGAGTTTGCCTTACCCAAATCAGTTGCATAACGTGGGACAATAGCATAGGAAACAGGTGCTGCAAAACCATCTAATATGGAAATTACAACAACAAATAGATACATCACCAAGGGCGGTACTGATTTCATGACTATAAACATTCCTACCAGTATCAACAATAATATAGTCTTTCCGAATTGAGATAAAGATAGAACCTTATTTAGTGCTAACCGTTTAGTAACTAAAGGAACTAAAATACTAGCAACAAAAGAGGATATTCCTATTAAAATAGGAACTAATGAAGTGGCAATTACTGATTTTGAAATAATGTATATGTTAGCAATGATAGTTACTCTAAAGAAAATATCTGCTAAATTTGCAACCAATTGAGAAACTAACAACTTGATAAATGAGTTAGACATACATTACTCCCACCTTTTCTTTCAAAACTCCCATTGCACATAGTTCAACTGTATCTTTTAAGTTTTTTTCTCTCTGTTTGAAAAAGAAAATAATACCAAGCAAAAAAGACTTACTGTACCAAATATTAAATAATTACTCCTTATACTAAAATTATCAGCAAAAATACCAGCTAGAAAATCTGCTACCATAAAACTTATTGAAATAAATAAATTATATACCGACCACGATACTGCTCTATTTTTTTCTATCGACATATTAAATTTAGAGTAAAAATGGTTATTATAACTGGAATTGAGAATACGCATTAATAGAAAAGTTATAATTTGGATGAATAAATTGGTTTGAAAAAACATAAAAATAGCTAGTATTGGCAGCATTAAACTTATTTTAAACTTAATTTTTAGATAACTTCCCAAAGCCATAGATATATTAAACATAAATAGTACGATACCCAACATATCTAATGAAAGTCCCTGTTCATTTAAAAATATACCTGCATAAGAATTGCTAATCATAATTAGAGTCGAGAATGCTACTCCTAACAATATTAAGTTCCATGGAATATCTTTAACATTATCAATGCTGAATATTTTTTGATCATTATTCAGTGTATTTCTGATTTCAGGTAATCCTATTAAACTTAATTGACTTAAAACCACAAATACAATGGAAATAATAATCGGATAACTAAAATTCCTATTCAATAAATATGGAGATATAATTGTAACAATAGCTATAAAAACATATTTTATTGTATTGAGATATTTCAAAAATGATTTATACACTACTTCATCATCAATTATTTCAAAATTATAGGCATTAAGAACACCTGAAGATAATGATTCCGACAATCCAAAAGATATTGCTGAAATATATATTATATTTGATTTTCCAAAGAGTAAACAAGATAGCGCTAAAATTAATAGAAAATTTGATATAACCAAAATTTTCTTGTAACCAAACTTACTTGAAATAACGCTTAATGGAATATCAAAAAATGAACCACATAACTCGGTAATAACAGATAAACTAGCTATTTCTGTGAAAGAGAAACCTAGATGCTTTAAAAGTAACATTGTTACAAAGTAGTACGGTAATCCAGACAGAAATATATTCATCACATATAAATTAAAAATCCTTTTACTCATAATTTGCAAACTGAGTCTCTAAAATATTCTGGACTCTTCTCCTTAATCAAGTTAACATAGCAGCCGCCTTCGCAAATTTTTACTAAGCACTCCGTTATCTTTTGCCTGACGCAAAATTCACTCCCAATCTTTAGCAGGTTTGGAACTTCTATCTTCTCGATTTGCTAAAAAACAAAAACCACATTTTAAATCACAATACATACTAGGGTATATTACTAATTCGAGTGGAAAACTCAATACATTATGCTTTTTTAATTTTGCTACATACTCCCTCGCATTTTTTAAAGTCTCGGCAGGATCTTTCAATGATCCCTCAATATTTTTATCAGAATAGATATCTAATGATAATGCTCGTTTTAATTTTCCTGCTTCTATATCTTTTTTAAAAAAAGAAACAGCAATTTCAAAACCATGGCTTTGAACTAGATATAGAAAAAAGCCTCAGTCTCATCTAATTCAACTCGATCAAAATTTGTTTTATTTATTAAAATTCCACCAAACTTCTCTAGTCTAAATAAAACATCTTCTGAAACCGTTCTCATTTCGAATGCCTTTCTAAAAAAGCAGAGGAAAATGTAACCTCTACTTATCCTATGAGATAAATTACCAGATCACTTCCAACCGTCGCCTTTTGCCATAGAACTAGACTCAAGGACTTTCTCAAGTTCTTTAGACATAATTGTAACTCCTTTCAAATAGGATACTATAATTATATTCTTTTTCATCACTTACAATAAAACATTCCCATATCTGCACACTACCCTTTATCTGCTAAAATTTTTTCTAAATGTCCTTCATAAATCTTTGCTATATGATTGCTTCCAGCTAATTTCATTGCGGCAATACTCTTCCTCATTTCAACAATTGCTTTTCTATCTCCTTCTTTTTTATATTGATATAAGTGTTGTACATACTGAAATACTAACCTCTCATAGATTTCCGTCTCAGTGAAAAAACATTGCTTTAGTTGTTTTTCAAAATACAAAGCATCAAAAATTTTTCCTCTCTCAACACATGTGATATATCCATTTAATAACATCGATGAAATCATTCGCCTATTCTTTGGTATTTCTTTATAAAAATCTGAACGCCTACACATTTCTCTAGCCAAAACCATAAAAACATCATGATTTAAGGCATCTAATGTATTTGCAAATATCAATAATTCGTAATATCCCCAGTATTCAACACTAAATAAATAATCTGTTAAATAAGATAAATCATCACTAGAATAATAAGGCTCTCCCGATAAATCTTGTAATCGAATTTTTAACAAAATTGTATTTATTTGATGAAATTTGCTCCGCTTGGAATTTGACTCCATTTGTAAATAGAGTAATTTTTTCATACCTTCAACATCATGATTAGATACAAAACAATTAACCTTTAACAAAAGTTCATTTAGTTCATCACGACGGAAGTCATGAACTGCATACATAAATTCATCAATCGGTACATTAACCTCATCTAAAACAGCTATAAACTTTGAAATTGTTAAATCAGTCTCACCATTTTCAAAACGTGATAACTGAGATGTTGATATACCAACCTTAGCAACATCTTTTAATCGTAATCCTCTAGATTCTCGAAACTTTTTAAAAATTTCTCCAAATTTTTTCATATTGTACCTCTGATATGCATATACAGGAATATTCTTAATTTTCAGTATTTTATCATAAAACATAAAAAATTGAAAGCGAGAAAATTTACATGAAAAACAATAGGTTATTAACTATATTACTTCTAGCCTTTGAGGGAATCATTATCATTGTTATGGGCTAATTGCTATTTTGAAAATAAAAAACGAAGGTATAATTACAATACCCTCGCTAAAATATTTCTATAAGTATTTATTCAATACCCCTTTTATCTAATACAACTCTGCTCAATAAAATAAAAACTAAAAAAGGACTTTACTTCACTGCTTTATCAGCTCGTACAAGTAGTGATACTGCCACCAGGACAAACCGCCACCATGAAGTAACACGATAACGTCTTGATTTTCTTGACCAACTTCAACAACTTTCATCACAATCTCCTACCCAAAATGCTAACAAAAAAGACCAAAAGTCCTAGGTAAAATAACAACACAACTAATCAAGTGCCTGTTATCATATTACCATACTTTTGGTTTTATTTGATGAGGGTAATGTTTTTATTAGTAAAGTGAATATACAAAACTTAAAAAGTTATTTTAAAGACATAAGATAGATTTGACAAGGATTTTGCTCGTCCCACAATGTTGGGAATACCTCAAATCCCTTAAAACCAAGTGAAAGATAGAAACGATTTGTGCTATCATAACTATCGTATTTTCCCATTTGAACCGTTTTGACTTGAAGAAAAGTGTAACCTTTTTCGGTAGCAATCTCTTTAGCTTTCAAAACAAGAGTTTTTCCAACACCCTGTCGGTGATATTTTTTCAAAACTCCCATTACAAATAGCTCAACTGTATCTCTTCCAGTTTCTCAAATAAACAAAACTAACTGGGTGTTTTTTATCATAAGCAGCTATAAATGGGCACTTTGCACTTTCTTTGATGTAGTTCTCACGCGCTTCAGAAATCCCAAACCATTCAGGCAAGGCTTCTAAAATAAGACGTGTTATATCTTGTTTCTCAGTATAATCAATTATTTCTTTGAGTTTCATTGTATTTTTTAATTATTACAGTTTATAACAACTTTAATTGTTCATATATTTTTTGAACATCTTGTTTTGCACCACCAAATTTAGGCCATGCATCTATTCCGTCATCATTTTTTCTCGGAATAATATGAATATGAAAATGAGGAACCGATTGTCCCGCACTCTCATCACTAGCATTAAGTAGATTGACACCATCATAACCACAATTTTCTGTAAAATGCACAGAGAGTTTTTGAACTGTTTGCATAACAGCATTTAATAGAGTCGAATTACAATCTAAAATATTCTTACAATGTGTTTTTGGAATCACCAAGACATGACCATCAACATCCCTAGCAATATCCATAAATGCAATTGTTAAATCATCTTCATAAATTTTCAAACTTGAAATTTCACCAGAAATAATTTTGCAGAAAATACAATTTGTCATACTACATCCTCCTCAACAAGTCGGGCTATATTCATTAAGTTACGTAGAAATCTACTGATAAATCTTCATCAGATTCATACGGTTTCCATGCAACATAAAATCCATATCTCTCACTCCAACTTGAACGCCAAATATCATAGTAGCAGTAGTTACTAACCAATCAAGCTTCGTAACCTCGCTTTCTTGGAGTAACTGTGCGTAGCATACTCCTAAGTTGCTAAAGCAACAAGGATTATCCTATATCGCATGGGCGGAACATCTACTTCTACTTCGCTGTTTCAGCAGCTCGTACAAGCAGTGATACTGCCTCAACATGATGCGTGTTCGGGAACAAATCCACTGGCTGTACTTTTTGGAGTTTGTAGCCGAGTTCTTGGTAAAGTTTGATGTCACGCGCCATGGTTGCTGGGTTACATGAGATGTAAGTAACTTTTTCTGGTTGCATGGCTACGCTTGCTTTGATGAAGTTTTCTGTCAAACCTTTACGTGGTGGGTCAACCAAGATGACGCTTGGTTTGATACCATTTTTACTCCATGTTGCCATAGCATGCTCTGCTGAATCTGCCACATAATGCGCATTGGTAATGCCATTAAGCGCAGCATTGCGTTTTGCATCTTCAACGGCTTCTTCAATCACTTCAACACCGTAAACAGCTTTGACGTTTTTCGCAAATGAAAGCCCGATAGTTCCAATACCAGAATAAGCATCAATCACGATATCGTCAGCTGTCAAATCAGAAAAGTCAATGGCTGTTTGATAAAGTTTTTCAGCCATTTCAGTGTTCACTTGGTAGAATGAACGTGCTGAAATTTCATATTGATTGCCAAGCATGCTGTCAACAATCGTGTCTTTACCATAGAGTGTTCTAAAGTCATTACCAAAAATCGCGTTGGTATTTTTATCGTTGATATTTTGGACGATTGATTTTACTGCTGGAAATTCAGCAACGATTTTTTCAATGATTTGCTCGATGCGGAAAATTTTCGGACGTGTTGTGACAAAGACAAGCATCATCTCACCAGAATAATGTCCACGACGAACGACCAAGTTACGAATTAAACCAGTTTGCTCTTTTTCATCATAAGGTTTGAGGTCAAAACGACGAAGTAAATCACGTGTGAAATTAATCAAACGGTCAATCTCTTTATTTTGAATGTAAAAATCAGAAATTGGCATCAAATCATGTGAATGTTTGCGGAAGAAACCAGTTTCCAACTGTCCGTTAACACGACGAACTGGTACTTGTGCTTTGTTACGGTAAGCGTAAGGATGCTCCATACCAAGTGTTTCTAACACTTCAACATCAGAAATGCCGGCTGTTTTGTACAAATTATCAGCAACTTGTTTGCGTTTAAATTTCAATTGTTCAGCGTAAGCCAAATGTCCAAAATCCGCAATTCCTGTACGCAAGTAATCCACATTCAAATCTTGGTTACGGTGTTCAGAAATAGTGAGGTATTCTTCAACTTTACCAAAACCAATATTTTTCTTCACTTTCAAGACGCGCATCTTGATTTTTTCACCTGGAAGAGCATTTTCAACAAAAAAGACGAAGCCATCAACTTTGGCAACCCCTGCTCCTTCATGTGATAAATCTGTGATTTCAACCTCTACAATGCTATTTTTTTCTAACATATTTTCCTTTCATGCCTGACTTATATAAGTCATCAGTAATATCTTATTCTCGGTTTCTTCACTATAAAAAATAGAGAAGCTTAACTGCCTCTCTATTATATCATATTATTAACGTAGCCCAATGTCCTTCAACTCTTTTTGGTATTTATTAAAATCAATGGCAATTCCAAGACCGCCATACATATCATAGCCATCTGTCCAGTCGCCTTCTGCAGGAACTGTCTTTTGCTCAATTCCTTTTTGACCACTTGTCACCACACCTAAACCTTCTTTGACAAGAAATGGATAAGAGATGTTGGTTGAGGTAAGGGCATAGATTTTGCCGATTGCTGCTGAGCCTGTGAAAAGTTTTGAAGGGTCTTTGATTTGATTGACAATTGCTGAAATCACTTGTTGCTGGCGCTGTGTACGACCATAATCGCCGTCATCATCCTTACGAAAACGCGCATAATTTAGCAAAGTCCGTCCATCCATCCTTTGTTGACCAACTTCAATGGTCTGATTTGGGACACTACCATCTGCTTGCATGCTAAGGTCATCTGGTACTTCAACCGATGACACTTCTTGACCATCAACCGTACCGAACTTGGCATCTATCTCAACACCCTTTGGAAAGAGCGTATTGATAGCTTCTGCGAAGGTTTCAAAGTCAACCATGACATAATACTTGACGTTAATATCAAAATTATCCTTCAAGGTTTTGCGCATGAGCTCAGCACCTTGACGGTCATCTTGTTCGCCAATATTAAAGGCCACATTTAGCTTTTGGTCATTAGCATAGTCATTATAGCTGACACCATTGATATTCACCAAAGTATCACGCATGAAGCTAACTAGTTTAACTTTACCTTCTTTGTTGCCAATATTCATCACCATGATGGTATCTGTTCTAGCATCAGATGAGCCTTGCGAAATCCGCTTATCACTGCCAAGAATCAAAATATTAGTCCCGTCATGACTATCTTGACCGTTAAAAGGTTCTACCACTGCAGCAGAATAATTCGTCTCGCCACTAGAAACTTCGTGAACCCCATGATAAAACATGTAAACCATGCCAATCATAATAATAACAACTAAGAAACCACAAAATTGCAAAAAATGCTTAAAACGTTTTTTATGGTTCTTCTTTTTGGGCTTCTTTGCTTTGGTCACCTTAGGTTCTTCGTGTGCAATTCCTTCGTAATAATCTAAATAAGAAGTTTGCTTTTTTGCCTTTTTCTTTCGCTTTGAAGGACGTGACTTTTTTGCCTTCGGGTATTTTGGCAGACCTTGTGAAGTGACTTGATTATCATAATCATCATAATCGTCGTACTCATCATAAGTCACATAGGCATCATAATCATCGTCATAGTCGTCATCGTAGTAATCATAATACTCGTAATAGTCACCATAATCGTCGTAACGCTCATAATTTGGCTCTTTATTGGCAGACGAAGGATATCCAGATGACATCTCTTGCATACTCATCTGCTTTTTATGATAGAGATAACCAAATTCTTCCTTTTGTTGCGGATTTAGATATTCTAAATTTCCCAAAAGGTATTCATATCTTAATTCTTCGTGTCGACTTAATTTATCTTGTGCCATATCTCATACCACTCTTTCAATCTAGCTATACTAAAGTCAGTACAAGTTTAACGAAACGACTATACTATTATTATACTAAAAAATGACAGCGCTTGCTACTTTGGGCACAATTCCAGCAAAAAACACCTGATTTTGCAGGTGTTTCTTTAGTATTATAATTTGTAAACATCATAATTGCCTAGAGTTTTGTAATCAATGCCCAAAAGCTGCAGTTCCTCAAGGGCACATACGACTAAAGCTTCGTTTGAATTGTCTACATCAACAATGAAAAAGTATTCTCCAAGAGCTGTCTTCAAGGGACGACTTTCGATTTTTGTCAAATTAATCCCACGCCAAGCAAAGACAGACAGAGCTTTATAAAGCGCACCAGGCAAATTATCCTGCAAAGTGATGGCTAAAGACAGTTTTTGCTGAGACTTAGGCAAATCAAATACAGGCTTTTGGCGTCCAAGTAGCCAAAAGCGCGTGTAATTTTCATCCATTTCTTGAATATCTTTTGCGATAATCACAAGACCATACTCTTTTGCCGCTGCTGCTGGAGCAATGGCTGCGTATGGCTCATCAGGATTTTCTGCAATATAACGCGCGGCATAAGCAGTACTTGCTGTCATTTCGATTTGAGCATTTGGATAATGTGCTTTAATGTATTTCTTGCCCTGAGCAATAGCCTGAGGGTGTGAAAAAATCTTTTCGATTTTTTTATCCTGTGACGTTGCTAAAAGCTGTTGCTTAATCGGCTGAATCATCTCGGCAACTGCTTCAATATTGGCTTGGTGATAAAGATAATCAAGCGTTTCATGGACAGAGCCCTCAATTGAATTTTCAACTGGAATAATGGCATAATCCACGACACCTTCTTCATAAGACTTAATCACTTCTGTGATATTGGCAAATGGCATGCGCTCGTCATCTGGAAAAGCCTTAACAGCAACATTGTGCGTAAAAGAACCACTCGGTCCTAGGTAGCCAACTTTCATCCGATTTCCTCAACAATTTCTTCTGGTGTTTTTCCAGCGACTTCGATAATGCGATTAGCTGCTGACTCATACATTTCTCTACGTCCATCAAAGATAGCTTTAAATGCTTCTTTGCTATTATTGATAAATAGCGGACGCACATTTTTCGTATCATTTTTGATACGGTCATAAAGCGTGTCAAAATCAGCTTTAAGATAAATCGTCTCACCATTTTTTGCCAAAATGTCACGGTTAATAGGATTAATCACAACACCGCCACCAGTGGAAATGACATGCTCAGAATTAACCAACTCTGCTAGCACTTGAGACTCAATCTCACGGAATTTTGCTTCGCCTTCTTTTTCAAAAAAGTCAGCAATCGACATGCCAATGCGCTCCGTAATCAAAGCATCCATATCGACATAATCTTTATCTAAAAGTGAGGAAATGGTTGATTTACCAGACCCCATAAATCCAATAATAATTCTAGCCATGTGACAAGACCTCCAAATCACTAAAGAAGCTTGGGTAGCTTGTGTTGATTGCTTCTGCGCGCTCTAACTCAACATCACCATCTGACACCAAAAGCGCAGCAATTGCTGTCATCATGCCAATACGGTGGTCGCCAAAAGTATTGATTTTAGCACCATGAAGCGGTGTTTTTCCTTTGATAATCATGCCATCATCTGTTGGTGTGATGTCAGCGCCCATTGCATTAAGAGCATCCGCAACTACCTGAATGCGGTCAGTTTCTTTGACCTTCAATTCTTCCGCATCACGAATCACAGTTGTACCATTTGCTTGAGTCGCAAGAAGAGCAATAATTGGCAATTCGTCAATCAAACGTGGAATGATTTCACCACCGATTTCAGTACCATGAAGTTCAGAAGTTTCAACAGTAATTGTCGCAGATTTTGCGATGTCATCGACATCTGAAATCGTCATCTTGCCGCCCATCGCTTTAATAACATCAAGAATACCAGTTCGCGTTTCATTGATACCAACGTTCTTCAATGTCACTTTTGCATTTGGGACAATAAGCCCTGCAACGAGCCAGAAAGCTGCTGATGAGATGTCACCTGGCACCACCACATCTTGACCAGTAAATTCTTGACCACCTTTGATACGGATTTCTTTGCCGTTTACATCAATTTTTCCACCAAATTGAACAATCATATCTTCGGTGTGATTGCGAGTCTTCTCTTTTTCAATGATGACTGATTCGCCATCTGCCTGCAAAGCAGCAAAGATAAGTGCTGACTTGACCTGAGCAGATGCCACAGGAAGTTGGTAGTGAATTGGTTTTAAAGATTTGCTACCATGCATAGTAAGTGGTGGCAAGTCACGCTCAGTCTGACCTGAAACCTCAACACCCATTTGGCGAAGCGGAATCGTCACACGGTCCATGGGGCGTTTTGACAAGCTATCATCTCCAAACATTTCAACGGTGAAATCTTGCCCAGCCAAAACACCAGAAATCAAGCGAATTGATGTTCCTGAATTTCCCATATTCAATTTATTTTTTGGTGCTTTAAGTCCGTCAAAACCAACACCTGTAATGGTCACTAGCTCACCATCATCTTGAATATCTACACCCAAATCACGAAAAACTTGCATCGTTGACAAAACATCTTCGCCACGCAAAATATCGCGAACAGTCGTTTTTCCCTTAGCAAGACTTCCAAACATGATTGAACGGTGGCTAATTGATTTATCGCCAGGAACACGCAAGGTTCCTTGTAATTGTGACACATTTGTCAATAATTTCATACAACTCTCCCATGATTTCATTTTTAATCTATTGTACCATAAAAATACTGAAAATTTGCACAACTCTCTAATTATTCTCTTTTTATGGCTGAAATAAGTAGAAAAACAGCTGAAAATTCAGCTGTTTAATGGTTTATTTTTTACTGCTTTCGTCATCCATTGAAAGTACTGACAAGAAGGCTTCTTGTGGCACTTCAACTGAACCGATAGCTTTCATACGTTTTTTACCTGCTTTTTGTTTTTCAAGCAATTTACGTTTACGAGAAACGTCACCACCATAACATTTTGCAAGCACGTTTTTACGAAGGGCTTTAATATCTGAACGAGCCACGATTTTTTGACCGATAGCTGCTTGAATTGGCACTTCAAATTGTTGACGTGGAATGATTTTCTTCAATTTTTCAACGATTAATTTACCACGTTCATAGGCAAATTCATTGTGAACGATGAAGCTAAGCGCATCGACTTTGTCGCCGTTAAGCAGAATATCCATTTTAACCAATTTAGATTTGCGGTATTCTGAAATTTCGTAATCAAAGCTTGCATAACCACGTGTTGATGATTTCAATTTATCAAAGAAATCAAAGACAATTTCAGCAAGTGGGATTTGGTAAATGACATTAACACGATTTTCATCGATGTAATCCATCGTCACAAAATCACCACGTTTACGTTGAGCAAGTTCCATAACAGCTCCGACAAATTCTTGTGGGACCATGATTTGTGCTTTAACATATGGTTCTTCGATGCTTGCAACCTTAGTTGGGTCTGGGAATTCAGACGGGTTTGACACCTCAAGCATGTCGCCATCAGTCGTATTAACATGATAAACAACGGATGGTGCTGTCATAATCAAATCAATGTTAAATTCACGTTCCAAACGTTCTTGGATAACATCCATGTGAAGAAGTCCCAAGAAACCACAACGGAAACCAAAACCAAGCGCTTGTGACGTTTCTGGTTCAAATTGAAGACTAGCATCATTCAATTGAAGTTTTTCAAGAGCTTCACGAAGGTCGTTGTATTTGTTTGATTCGATTGGGTAAAGACCAGCAAACACCATTGGGTTCATTTGTTTATAACCGTGAAGTGGGGCTTCTGCTGGGTTATCCGCAAGAGTAACCGTATCACCGACACGAGTGTCCGCTACAGTCTTAATTGATGCTGCGATATAACCAACATCACCAGTTGCTAGGAAATCACGACCCACTGCTTTTGGT from Streptococcus ruminicola encodes the following:
- the lepA gene encoding translation elongation factor 4 → MDIQELKKRQEKIRNFSIIAHIDHGKSTLADRILEKTETVSSREMQAQLLDSMDLERERGITIKLNAIELNYTAKDGETYIFHLIDTPGHVDFSYEVSRSLAACEGAILVVDAAQGIEAQTLANVYLALDNDLEILPVINKIDLPAADPERVRQEIEDVIGLDASEAVLASAKAGIGIEEILEQIVEYVPAPAGDVEAPLQALIFDSVYDAYRGVILQVRIVNGMVKPGDTIQLMSNGKTFDVTEVGIFTPKAVGRDFLATGDVGYIAASIKTVADTRVGDTVTLADNPAEAPLHGYKQMNPMVFAGLYPIESNKYNDLREALEKLQLNDASLQFEPETSQALGFGFRCGFLGLLHMDVIQERLEREFNIDLIMTAPSVVYHVNTTDGDMLEVSNPSEFPDPTKVASIEEPYVKAQIMVPQEFVGAVMELAQRKRGDFVTMDYIDENRVNVIYQIPLAEIVFDFFDKLKSSTRGYASFDYEISEYRKSKLVKMDILLNGDKVDALSFIVHNEFAYERGKLIVEKLKKIIPRQQFEVPIQAAIGQKIVARSDIKALRKNVLAKCYGGDVSRKRKLLEKQKAGKKRMKAIGSVEVPQEAFLSVLSMDDESSKK
- a CDS encoding HIT family protein, producing the protein MTNCIFCKIISGEISSLKIYEDDLTIAFMDIARDVDGHVLVIPKTHCKNILDCNSTLLNAVMQTVQKLSVHFTENCGYDGVNLLNASDESAGQSVPHFHIHIIPRKNDDGIDAWPKFGGAKQDVQKIYEQLKLL
- a CDS encoding shikimate kinase; the protein is MARIIIGFMGSGKSTISSLLDKDYVDMDALITERIGMSIADFFEKEGEAKFREIESQVLAELVNSEHVISTGGGVVINPINRDILAKNGETIYLKADFDTLYDRIKNDTKNVRPLFINNSKEAFKAIFDGRREMYESAANRIIEVAGKTPEEIVEEIG
- the rlmD gene encoding 23S rRNA (uracil(1939)-C(5))-methyltransferase RlmD codes for the protein MLEKNSIVEVEITDLSHEGAGVAKVDGFVFFVENALPGEKIKMRVLKVKKNIGFGKVEEYLTISEHRNQDLNVDYLRTGIADFGHLAYAEQLKFKRKQVADNLYKTAGISDVEVLETLGMEHPYAYRNKAQVPVRRVNGQLETGFFRKHSHDLMPISDFYIQNKEIDRLINFTRDLLRRFDLKPYDEKEQTGLIRNLVVRRGHYSGEMMLVFVTTRPKIFRIEQIIEKIVAEFPAVKSIVQNINDKNTNAIFGNDFRTLYGKDTIVDSMLGNQYEISARSFYQVNTEMAEKLYQTAIDFSDLTADDIVIDAYSGIGTIGLSFAKNVKAVYGVEVIEEAVEDAKRNAALNGITNAHYVADSAEHAMATWSKNGIKPSVILVDPPRKGLTENFIKASVAMQPEKVTYISCNPATMARDIKLYQELGYKLQKVQPVDLFPNTHHVEAVSLLVRAAETAK
- the pheA gene encoding prephenate dehydratase: MKVGYLGPSGSFTHNVAVKAFPDDERMPFANITEVIKSYEEGVVDYAIIPVENSIEGSVHETLDYLYHQANIEAVAEMIQPIKQQLLATSQDKKIEKIFSHPQAIAQGKKYIKAHYPNAQIEMTASTAYAARYIAENPDEPYAAIAPAAAAKEYGLVIIAKDIQEMDENYTRFWLLGRQKPVFDLPKSQQKLSLAITLQDNLPGALYKALSVFAWRGINLTKIESRPLKTALGEYFFIVDVDNSNEALVVCALEELQLLGIDYKTLGNYDVYKL
- a CDS encoding GNAT family N-acetyltransferase; translation: MGVLKKYHRQGVGKTLVLKAKEIATEKGYTFLQVKTVQMGKYDSYDSTNRFYLSLGFKGFEVFPTLWDEQNPCQIYLMSLK
- a CDS encoding helix-turn-helix domain-containing protein, which gives rise to MKKFGEIFKKFRESRGLRLKDVAKVGISTSQLSRFENGETDLTISKFIAVLDEVNVPIDEFMYAVHDFRRDELNELLLKVNCFVSNHDVEGMKKLLYLQMESNSKRSKFHQINTILLKIRLQDLSGEPYYSSDDLSYLTDYLFSVEYWGYYELLIFANTLDALNHDVFMVLAREMCRRSDFYKEIPKNRRMISSMLLNGYITCVERGKIFDALYFEKQLKQCFFTETEIYERLVFQYVQHLYQYKKEGDRKAIVEMRKSIAAMKLAGSNHIAKIYEGHLEKILADKG
- a CDS encoding MFS transporter, with product MSKRIFNLYVMNIFLSGLPYYFVTMLLLKHLGFSFTEIASLSVITELCGSFFDIPLSVISSKFGYKKILVISNFLLILALSCLLFGKSNIIYISAISFGLSESLSSGVLNAYNFEIIDDEVVYKSFLKYLNTIKYVFIAIVTIISPYLLNRNFSYPIIISIVFVVLSQLSLIGLPEIRNTLNNDQKIFSIDNVKDIPWNLILLGVAFSTLIMISNSYAGIFLNEQGLSLDMLGIVLFMFNISMALGSYLKIKFKISLMLPILAIFMFFQTNLFIQIITFLLMRILNSSYNNHFYSKFNMSIEKNRAVSWSVYNLFISISFMVADFLAGIFADNFSIRSNYLIFGTVSLFCLVLFSFSNREKKT
- a CDS encoding LCP family protein, which translates into the protein MAQDKLSRHEELRYEYLLGNLEYLNPQQKEEFGYLYHKKQMSMQEMSSGYPSSANKEPNYERYDDYGDYYEYYDYYDDDYDDDYDAYVTYDEYDDYDDYDNQVTSQGLPKYPKAKKSRPSKRKKKAKKQTSYLDYYEGIAHEEPKVTKAKKPKKKNHKKRFKHFLQFCGFLVVIIMIGMVYMFYHGVHEVSSGETNYSAAVVEPFNGQDSHDGTNILILGSDKRISQGSSDARTDTIMVMNIGNKEGKVKLVSFMRDTLVNINGVSYNDYANDQKLNVAFNIGEQDDRQGAELMRKTLKDNFDINVKYYVMVDFETFAEAINTLFPKGVEIDAKFGTVDGQEVSSVEVPDDLSMQADGSVPNQTIEVGQQRMDGRTLLNYARFRKDDDGDYGRTQRQQQVISAIVNQIKDPSKLFTGSAAIGKIYALTSTNISYPFLVKEGLGVVTSGQKGIEQKTVPAEGDWTDGYDMYGGLGIAIDFNKYQKELKDIGLR
- the aroA gene encoding 3-phosphoshikimate 1-carboxyvinyltransferase, producing MKLLTNVSQLQGTLRVPGDKSISHRSIMFGSLAKGKTTVRDILRGEDVLSTMQVFRDLGVDIQDDGELVTITGVGFDGLKAPKNKLNMGNSGTSIRLISGVLAGQDFTVEMFGDDSLSKRPMDRVTIPLRQMGVEVSGQTERDLPPLTMHGSKSLKPIHYQLPVASAQVKSALIFAALQADGESVIIEKEKTRNHTEDMIVQFGGKIDVNGKEIRIKGGQEFTGQDVVVPGDISSAAFWLVAGLIVPNAKVTLKNVGINETRTGILDVIKAMGGKMTISDVDDIAKSATITVETSELHGTEIGGEIIPRLIDELPIIALLATQANGTTVIRDAEELKVKETDRIQVVADALNAMGADITPTDDGMIIKGKTPLHGAKINTFGDHRIGMMTAIAALLVSDGDVELERAEAINTSYPSFFSDLEVLSHG
- a CDS encoding KxxxW-cyclized peptide pheromone, with the translated sequence MKKNIIIVSYLKGVTIMSKELEKVLESSSMAKGDGWK